Part of the Toxotes jaculatrix isolate fToxJac2 chromosome 8, fToxJac2.pri, whole genome shotgun sequence genome is shown below.
AGCGTTACAGAGCAGATAAAACAGCTTCATGTAAAGCGAGATACATCCCGCCCTCAGGTTAAAGAGATGAAAGGATAACCAACACATTTAGAAGACGTACTTTATAAAGTTTCGCAGAGACAAATCACCACGCCAAACTCCAGTCAAATATCTGGTATAAATTAAGACAACGCAATCATTCATAACAGTAAGGAACACATTCTGAAAGATTATTATGTTTTCTAAATATTTTGTTCTTACTGGTCATTTCGGTTCAGTCCAGCTCAACAAGAAGCGAGTATTTAAATGTAGTTGTagctgttaaaaatgtaaaatgagcaCCAACAGTGTTCAGTGCATCGAGCCACGTAGGTGAAATACAAGAACATCTTCATTTGTTTCCAACTGTTGAAACGTGTTTGTGGAGTTTATTATACTTGGTTTATGTTTTACTATATCTAGGGAAATGTGGttataaacagcattttatagCTGttccacacactgactgctgtgtgtgtcaacTCTGTGTCCCCTGAGCCCTGAGTCTACCTAGTTTGCttacataaaattaaaataagccAGATGAAGTAAAGTCAGTTTTATACACATGGTGCCAAATCACAACAGAAGTTCTCTCAGGGCACTTGTCATAGTCGGAGCAGGTCAAGATCATACTTTACCCCCTGTTCTCCTCACTTAtacctccctccctgcctctcctcctcctcaggtccAGAGACTATGATGGCTTTGtgtgctccctcctcctcccagagGAGGCGCGTCGCTCCTCTCTGGCCCTGAGAGCCTTTAATGTGGAGCTGGCACAGGCAGGTATTCCTACAGCCAGGCTGGATGGGGATTTACAGCTGCTGATACTGCTGTTTCTGCCATTTTACAGTTACTAATTTTTCTGTCACTACTACTATTAAACAACTGTTACCACTGTTATTTTTACTGCTGTTCCTGAGTTATTAATATTCTCTTTTGATTAAAACTGTATTGCAAAGTGAACTGCCTAATTTCTGATCCCAGGCCTTTTTTTAAGTGGCTGGTCAAACATTTGCCCTTTTATGATCATTGCTTTGCAAGGTGAAGGACTCAGTTTCCCAGAAGACCATTGGTCTGATGCGGATGCAGTTCTGGAAGACGGCCATAGAAGAAATCTACAGAGATGAGCCTCCAAACCAGCCTGTCACCACTGAGCTGTGGAGGGTAAATATCACCCGAGTGTTagaatgtattttatttctggTTTCAGAAAGTGACAGAGTGATTCAGGACGAACTAACAGAAACTCTCTAACATAAGCAAGAGAGGGTTTGTCATCGGTTTAATCGTCATGCACAACGTCAGCGTTTAACTTCTTCTTTCAAATATTCGATGTTTAATTCAGTGTCAAGCTTCATTATTGTCTCAGGAGCTTTCAGTTGATTGATTAATGCGAGCTCAGATGATTAACAGTCTGAACAATGTTTTGTAGGCGGTGAGGAAACACTACCTGACGAAGAGATGGCTGCTGAAGATCATAACAGAAAGAGTAAGGCACAATATAACATCTGAATCACATGAAATTCAACCAGCTGTGGTTTGTGATTATCACAGTGAGAGGTTTCACAGCTTGTGTCTTTGCTGAttttacatttcctgatttctttttttttcctgtttgatcAGTAGATAAGTAGAAGAACGTTATTACtttaaatcagtgtttcccAACCTGGGGGTCAGGAGCCTCTCTAGGGGCCACAAGGTAAATCTGAGGGGTTGTGAATTTAATAAGGGGACAGGAAGGAAGACAAAAAATGCTCTGCAGGACGTTATGCTCATTCTTTCATGAAGTATTAGATAGTTTTACTGGACCTCTTCCAGCCTCAGCAACATCCAAATAAAACAGGGTGAAAAAGAAGAATTGATTGAAGATTGAACTGCACAGAGTTCACACATATCATAAagactgaattttaaaatgaagacaAATTAAGTGCTGTGAAATCAGAGCAGGTAACAAAGTAAACCATGAAATTACGTGTTCTTCACCAGGAAAAGGATATGGACGACAGAGCCTACAGGAACCTTCAGGAGCTGGAGACGTATTCAGAGAACACGCAGTCCTCCTTAATCTACCTGCTGCTGGAGTGTTTAGGTGAGGACATGTGAGATATGTAAGGCTGCTGGTAGCAGTAAGTGTAAGAGCTAATTtgtataaatacatttcattcaccatgtgtctgtttttcctctcaggtTTGAAAAATGTCCACGCAGACCACGCGGCGAGTCACATCGGTAAAGCTCATGGGATCGTGACGTGTCTAAGAGCGACTCCTTATCACAGCAGCCGGCGGAAAGTCTACCTGCCCATGGACATCTGCATGCTGGTGAGTCGACGCTTCACAGAGATATCAGCTCTGTTTGGTCAGAAACAGTTGAGCCCTGAAGGAGAAATTACTCCCAGAGTTCCGTCTCCTCTCGTCATAATTTGGCGAGCGTGGTGTGTCTCAGCGCTGCGCTTCAAAATTGCTTTTATTGACCCAAGTTAAGATGGAAGTATTGAGTTAAAAGCACGAGGAGCACCGTTCAGTGTGAACTGAGCTCAGCAGTGTCTGTTGTAGGGCTGAGTATTGTTTGAAACCCTGGTGACAGTATGAATGAACCAGTCTGTATTTACACCTTCATCTGGAGCTTTCAATCATAATTTAATCCCTGTTTTCTATTAGAATGTATTCTAATGTATTCAAGTTGAAGtttattcatcatttcaaaTACAGTTGAAATGAATTACAGTTTCTTCATATCCTgattataaaaacagacaaagacaaaaccatCAAAACCCGAGTGACATATACAAAGTTGGAAAAGTTTTCTGAGTTAGATCAGAAAATATCACATGAAAGAGAAGTAAACAAACCTGTGAATCAGCTCATGAGAACTTTCAAtagctaactttttttttaaaagcagaataTACAACTCAAGCCTTAAAAATATgggctttgttttttaattatacttaaacaaagacatacagtaaaaatatCTACATATAAGGGAGCAGAGTAATAGATACGTAACATTTTCAGGACTTCTTAGAGgattttgtcctttttctgtcAGAAacttgaaaaacacacatcagtgtttctAACTCAGCAGTTTAACATTAATTAGACTCGTCTGTGTGATGATTTTAGGAGCATTTCAAGTCTCAGCGTGGCCTTTAGTtgactttaactttaacttaacTCAGTTAACCAGTTTAACAGATTCCCTGGTCCGGTGGTTTAAAGTGCGAGTTCTTCTCTCAGAGATAACACGAGGCAGCACCACACACATGCCTGCACATGTTTGTCTGATTCACGGCTCAGCTTTGACACAATGACGGATGATTTTCTCATCGAAGCAGTAATGAAATCATCATCCAGCACAAAGTGGCAACAAACCAGTGATTGTTACACAACAACCATATGGTGAAAAGCAGAGAGCCTCAGCTTTAAACCCTCCTGCCTTAGACGCACACGCACTGCAGATAAACAAAAAACGCTGCAAACTATTTACAACCTTTGTCTGGGccaaacaaactgctgctgctggaggatctgacggggtgggggcgggggtgggggtgggggtggggtataTACATACTGTGCAGATGTACTTTGGCTGCTGCATGAAGCACACAGGCTCTGCCCTTAAACTCTTCAGCTGGAGAGATGAGGCTTGTGACCCGAGGCCTCCTGAGCACGCTCACCTCAcaccacctcctctctgctgcctgaAGAGGGGGCTGGTGATGTGCTGAAACGCCCCGCACTCATACATACAGACCACCGAGCTGTTGATGTTCTCCATCCACAGActtatcacaaaaaaataaataaaaaaagaaaagcgaAATGAGATGAAATTTAATGTTTGGATAATTATTTGGAGAGGACTGCGCAGGGACAGTTCAGCcaccacaaacacaatcacaccgCTGAAATGATTCAtacatcatttttcattttcaggaaTCATTGTCTTCACAATAGGCAataatgacaaagaaaaatccCATCGAACAGTTGAAACTGTTTTCCAGTTTCAGCGTCGCTCTCAGttcctgcttttaaaaaaactttgtaTAGATCTGTTGTATGTCTTCAGTTAGACATTCCACAGATTGAgggagggtgggtgggtgggtggtcAGTGTGTCGGTGGAGGGGCAGGTGTTTTGGTTTGTGGGTGGATCCTCAACAACACTGTAGGTTTGGCTGTAAAAGTACGTCCTTACTAACACAGTTAAATTTGTAAAGACATCTCTTTCTGTCCATTTCAGGCGTCTGAATGTCCAAATGCTTCTCCAGAGGCAGCTCTGTGCAGTGGAGACCGTGAAAGACGCTGTTTATCTCTGTCTGCACAGCGTTTTCTTTCAGGCTGCACACTTTCCTGAACATGTTCCACCGATCAGATGCTTCTGTTTTGGCTACAGATGACTGAAATGACAGGAGCCTCAGGCAAAGACCAGTCAGCGTCAGTCTTTGCCCAAAGACACTGACGCTATAAACGTGACTAATGGACACGTTATATAACCAAGGCTCGTCAGAGTGAATAGAATTTGTGATGGAATTGAAGCAAATGATCATCAGAATACAGTCTGATTGTTTTCAGGAGAAAACAGACGAAGCTTCTGAATTTAGTTAAAAATGATAGTGTTAAAGAGACGCCTGTGTATTATAGAGAATATCTCCAGTGTGACAGGAGCCGAGGGTTGTTTGTTCTGACAGCAGAGATTCGTCCGCCCGCAGagattttctctctgctctttctaaCCAGGTGGATCTCCCTTTAACATCCGTGATGATTAGTCCATGTTGACAAATGTTCCAAACCAGCGAGCAGGACGGATTGATGGCAATCATCTGATGAAGTGTTGGTCTGCCTGGTATTTAACTCACTGCTTTAGCCCAAAACTGCTTTTTTTATCTGGTTTATTTTAATCAACAGATTCTTAGTTGAAATGAATTGAGTATTTCAATATATAAACATTACTGAATACATTAGAATGTTTTAATCCATATTGATCACCTCTAGTTTCTTTGCCTGAaagaaacagtgacagagatgTTAGTTTGGAGAAACTTAGTGATCATTTTAGCTCCTAGAATCTCAGCGAAGcaggaaggacacacacacacacacactcagattcCTCTTTTGGTGTGAGCTCTTGTCTCTTCTGGTAAACTCTTTCTTTGAGGAGCGGCTGTGACTCAGGTGGTGGCGGTTTGATGCCCAGCTGCTTGTGTTCCTGTGTGAAAGTGTCCTTGAGGTAGAAAAGCACTTTATAAAGAGTCCATTTTAAAGTCGTAATCAGCACGAAATGAGGCGAAAGAGTGATGACTGGCACATAACTGAGGTCCCCGGGCAGATGCTGGGTTTGGCGACTGGTGCGGTAACCCCCAGGTCACCAGGGCACCACACGTCCTGGCAGATGTAAGGTAAACACCCCGCCGACGTATGATCCACGTCAGGACACCTGTCGTTTTCTGTGTCGGTCCACACATCGGTGGTGTCTTTATGCGAGTCATTACGCCCATCAACTCCCCAAAAACAGCAGTAATTTGACCAATTTCACGGCGCAGGTCGGCAGGTCTGTGCGACCTGTCTGATGTGTTCGTCAAATTTAGATCCTGTTTTTTCCTGTGTAGACAGGAAAtgtagggagagagagggtaTGGCATTTTACTGTGTAACTGCCAGACTACAAACAGCAGCATGGCTCTTGCAGGCTGTTTACACTCTATGATCCGTCTGCTCCTGGAGGTGTGATCTGTATTTCTTTGCTTTATGTCCATCCTGTGCTGAATCGGCTTTTTTGGTTAGTTGGACAGTTGCTTGGGTCAGAATTGCCCGAGTCAGCAGTGACACTCGTGGCAGTGCTCATTCACCTTTCTTCTCGGCGTCGCCCCTTCCATTATTCCtgcctcatttttttccccaccgtCTCCCAGCTGCAAGCCCTCCGGCAGTTTCCTCAGTTTTTAGAGGAGCGGGAGACATTGTTCTCTGAGAAACTGGTCTGTTATTTTGGTCCTGTATTAGATAAAGAGATGAGGTCAGGTCACTTTGCCTGAGAGGCTCGGTTTAGTCATCACAGTCTGCAGGTCTGAGGCGTTGAAGAGAATATATGAGTGAGAAAATTTAATACTATGGGTTGAAAGGTTTTAGAAGCACAGAGAAATGATTGTTATTCATTCTGCTCATCATTCTTAAGATGATGCTGGAATATCTTACTTTAAGCGACTCACCTGCACATGAATAATAATGGATCAGACTCATGTTTTCACAGGAAACCAGCTTTTCTAAAAGGAGAATAAACTGATTTTCACCTGGATTTTATGTCCGTATACATCCAGAAGTAACTGTAGTATAAAATGTAGTATTATGCCCTGAAATAATTATactgaaaattaatttaaatacaaatacaccGAACTCAAAGTGACATCAGTTCCAGTGGATGTCAGTCGTTAAATCACTGTTAATAAAGAATAagtcaacaacaaacaaaggaaaGTTTCTCAGTCTATAtagtgaaatgtatttttttttaaactgtgcagtactttaaaggaaaatggaaatgttcaTGTTCTGAGATATTCCATTACTGTCTGCACTGATCCTGCAGCTGAATTCAGTGAATTCTGTTAAACATGGAGCTGAGTTTTAACGTCTCCTCTCAGCTCGTGTCAGCGAAGCTAAAACGGACACAGCTGAGCCGGAGGGATAAGCTTCAGTCACGCCTCCAAACACAAGcgttgttgtgtctgtgtctctgcagcacgGGGCTTCTCAGGAGGACTTCATCCGCCGCAGCCGGGAGCAGAACATCCGGGACGTCGTGTACGACATTGCCAGTCAGGCTCATGTACATTTACAACACGTACGTATTAAACATAGATTTTGGAGCCTGGCAGCAGCGATTTACATTTATTCCTCTGGCTGATGCTTTTGTCCTGAACGAGGTGCAGTCCAGGTCGCAGCAGATCAAAGAAAAGCCTTAGAGAATAAGAGCCTCCACACTCCGTTCCATGTTCCACCTGACACAAATGCCACATGGCTGCAGCTTTGTAAAGTGACATTCTTTAAGTGCACTGTGAGTGCTCTGAGGAGAGACAGGTCTTTAAGTGATTTCTGAAGGCCGAGGACGATTCTGCTGAGTTTGGTAACTCGTCCATCACAGAGGGAGCACACAGGAGGAGAGGCCGGGCTGACATTTCCTGCCTCACGGCGACGGCAGGACGAGATTATAGTGAACAAGAAGGCTCATAAACCTGAACGAGGGAACTGAGATATAGAATTGGATTTCTGTTAATGGAAAAAGCAAGGCGGAAAATTGTCCTGGGAACGAAACAGTTAGGCTGCACAGGCTAAACAACATGTGTTTTAGTCTGGAGCAGCAGACGACGACTGAAATCAAGGCTCCATTGTTTGGTAACACTCTTGAACAGTTCTTAGCCAGAGCCCAAACAGTGTGGCTGTTAGAGCGCTGTTATTAAAGTTCAAATAACCTGTCAGTGACAGGTGATGCTTTGACATGCAGGGATTTctacacagaggacagagacagaggacagagacagaggacagagacagaggacagacacacaggacagaCACAGGACAGTAATGTGGCTCTGCACAGTTTGGAACTAACTGATTTGGAGATCTATTCGAGCTAATTACATGCACGCCTCATTGATTTTTGCACGTCTGGGGGCTTTTTTCATTAAGCTGCTGCCCAAACATTCAGtagtatttatgttttatttgaacCTTGTTTACAGCAATTAAAAATGTCCCCAACAGTTAGAGCAGGATATAAATGAGGATTTACTTCTTCCTGCATGTACTGaatgtgtttactgtttactctCCTCCCCTGGCACCGAGTCAATCAGAGAAGTGCTGcgttaattaatttaaaaagaacaagagaCGAGTTTCTGCCAGTCACTGGAACGTTTAATGGCTTCTGtgtctgaaaacatttaaatccaCGGTGATAAAAGTCGACGCCTGTTCACACGGAAACAAGGTTAAAATTAGGAATGAGACTCTGCTGGGATCTCAGTGGTCTGCTGTCACTTCCTCTTCACTGTATCCCATTAACTCACATATATACATGACTGTGTTGATCTGCTGCCGTAACTATCGAATGAGCATCGAGAAGTTAACacctctcaacacaaacttttaATGGAACAAATGAAAGCTGCTGAAACTCGTCTGTCTCTGGTGAAAATGGCTGCAGGTTCCTGTGGTGTGGTTTCAGGTCTGAGTTCAGCTGCCGACAGTCCAGATGTAACCGGCTGATCGTGTTtgctcagcagcagagtgtaACAGCTGATACCTGAAACacttttaatgtgtgtgaatgcgtcTTTGCCTAAATTTGCACCATGTAGAGCGAaatgatgtgtttctgtgtgatcGCATCTTTGCAGTGACTTTATCTGCTTCCTCTCtaaaattcagtttatttctttttgctttctctttcaggCGCGATCATTTAGCCACAGCgtcccagcagctgctgctccgGCTTTCCTCCACACGGTAAGTCATCAGACACGATGACGTTCTCTGGGACACACTGAGGGTGACAGAGCTTTGGTTTGATATAAAACTGCTGATATCTATTTTGGGAAAAAATCTTCCCAAAAGTCATtagtaaacatttaaaatacaaactttcacCAAGGCCAAGCAGTTCTTCAGCTGTGTGGCACCCAGACACATTATCCTTATCACTTCAGCACAGGTTGAATAGATTTCACGAACAGTCGAAAATCTGAAAGGCTCTGTCTCTGTTAGATTTACAGCTGTGGCTGAAAAAGTTTAATAATCCCAGACTCACATCACAGACCGAACTCTGATCAGATGCTCTTCAGCCTGAGGGGCCACTGAAACCtgcaaatatatatttactgtatgtcttcatgtgtcctgctgcttttcAGATGAACACATGAGACTAATACATAATGTCGTTGGTGAGGTCACACTCAGAGgtttaaaagtgtgtttgtttgtttatgaattCACGTCAGGTTCGTTTTAACGCCGCAGGCGTTTAGTGcttcagacagtgacagagaaacgCAGATTATTCTGTTCTGATGTAAGATGAAGGAAATCGTTAAAAACTGTGATGACATTCTGCTTAAAgggaaaaacttaaaaatgagTGTTTATCCGTTTCACTCCAGTATCAGTTCATCCGTCAGGCACGTAGAATTTCAgagaattttattttctctagATATGAAGCATCTCGGGAAAGTTACTCACAACTCACAAAGAAATCTACAGAAACTCACAGACTGTCTCGTGTGTGTTTAAGAGCTGGAGTTTCTCTGTGATAAGGAGCAGTTCAGCAGTTATCAGGCCAGTTCAGCtgacaggaaaggaaaagagcagcagcagcagctcagacctGCTGATGCAGAACTGTTGATGTCGGTGTTCAGACCAGATCCAGAATCTGAAACTAACTGTCTgtttattcagtttacagtgggAGAGTTGCCTTTGTGATGAGAATCAGATAAACGTGCTGTCGTCCGAAGCTGTGAACGCAGCACAGAGCTGGGAAACACGGTGTTTCTCCTGCAGtctgcacacagtcacatcctgtgtgtgtgtgtgtgtgtgtgtgtgtgtgtgtgtgtgtgtgtgtgtgtgtgtgtgtgagacgctCCTCCAGCTCAGTGTGCTTGTTCATGTGAGCTTTCTCTCCGCGTTGAAAATTGAATTCAGATGAATTGCAGGTGTGGATGAGTGAGTGTCACGTGACACAGCAGGCAGCTCAGAGGTGCAGGTGAAGCCTGCGGGACATGAAACAAACCTCGCTGAGCCCGGCGGCGCCGCTCGAGGTGATCAGGTCTCCTGGACAAACGATATTCCGTCTCATACAAAGTCgaaggtttttttctgttgcccTGACAGATGTTACAGATGTTACAGATGCCGCTCTGTGTTCCTGTGGCTCCTCTGGGACACTGTCAGAGCTCCTTGGGTCAAACCTGATCaaactcttcttctgtggtgtcgTATGCCGCAGGTGGTGTTGGAGGACTAcctgcagagagtgaggagggcAGATTTCGATGTTTTCCACCCAAGTCTGCAGAACAGAAACCCCCTCCTCCCCATCCAGCTGTACCTCCGCTCCTGGAAGAAGACGTactgatgcccccccccccccccccggtacCCGACACCGGCCATCGTTTCTCAACCTCTGGCTCACACACCACCTTTGGACCATTTGCTGTTCTTTGAGGATGAGCTCTTGTGATGATCACCAAGTGTttaacatttgatttttaatcTGTCATCTGAAAGAATAATAACAAACCTGGTTTATTAGAACGTCGCTCgtatttctgttttagtttctcCGATTGTCAGCAGCTGTGACCTCCAAGTTTAATCACTGAGATCCGTGAACACGGTCAGGTGGTCGAGAGGCACGAGCAGAGATTAGGAACAATCACAGACAGACCTCCGGCTTCAACACTGAGCTGTGCTGCAGACGCGTGTCCTCCTGCTTCCCACAGGACAGGGACATGAGGGCGAGACGTCTGCGGTGTCTTTGAGATTCACCCAAACTGTACAACACTTGTGTCTCTGAGATAAACgctgccttcacattaaaacatgtggatgataaaaaaaaaccacacgCAGTCTTTAGTTTACTGCAGCTGGTTAAAGCTGGTAACAGGTCCAGTATCAGGGGAAACCACCGGTGAGCGCAGTGCTGTGCAGTGAGGGATCATGATCGTCAGAGAGGTTTAGATTAGGACTAA
Proteins encoded:
- the ndufaf6 gene encoding NADH dehydrogenase (ubiquinone) complex I, assembly factor 6 isoform X4 — its product is MRMQFWKTAIEEIYRDEPPNQPVTTELWRAVRKHYLTKRWLLKIITEREKDMDDRAYRNLQELETYSENTQSSLIYLLLECLGLKNVHADHAASHIGKAHGIVTCLRATPYHSSRRKVYLPMDICMLHGASQEDFIRRSREQNIRDVVYDIASQAHVHLQHARSFSHSVPAAAAPAFLHTVVLEDYLQRVRRADFDVFHPSLQNRNPLLPIQLYLRSWKKTY
- the ndufaf6 gene encoding NADH dehydrogenase (ubiquinone) complex I, assembly factor 6 isoform X1, with the protein product MAAGTSAKHGLLSGKTSLYHALHRKISPTSVCLQRAAGIQSVRAATSATLDSQHNEKYCLELVRSRDYDGFVCSLLLPEEARRSSLALRAFNVELAQVKDSVSQKTIGLMRMQFWKTAIEEIYRDEPPNQPVTTELWRAVRKHYLTKRWLLKIITEREKDMDDRAYRNLQELETYSENTQSSLIYLLLECLGLKNVHADHAASHIGKAHGIVTCLRATPYHSSRRKVYLPMDICMLHGASQEDFIRRSREQNIRDVVYDIASQAHVHLQHARSFSHSVPAAAAPAFLHTVVLEDYLQRVRRADFDVFHPSLQNRNPLLPIQLYLRSWKKTY
- the ndufaf6 gene encoding NADH dehydrogenase (ubiquinone) complex I, assembly factor 6 isoform X3; translated protein: MWSWHRQVKDSVSQKTIGLMRMQFWKTAIEEIYRDEPPNQPVTTELWRAVRKHYLTKRWLLKIITEREKDMDDRAYRNLQELETYSENTQSSLIYLLLECLGLKNVHADHAASHIGKAHGIVTCLRATPYHSSRRKVYLPMDICMLHGASQEDFIRRSREQNIRDVVYDIASQAHVHLQHARSFSHSVPAAAAPAFLHTVVLEDYLQRVRRADFDVFHPSLQNRNPLLPIQLYLRSWKKTY
- the ndufaf6 gene encoding NADH dehydrogenase (ubiquinone) complex I, assembly factor 6 isoform X2, whose translation is MAAGTSAKHGLLSGKTSLYHALHRKISPTSVCLQRAAGIQSVRAATSATLDSQHNEKYCLELVRSRDYDGFVCSLLLPEEARRSSLALRAFNVELAQVKDSVSQKTIGLMRMQFWKTAIEEIYRDEPPNQPVTTELWRAVRKHYLTKRWLLKIITEREKDMDDRAYRNLQELETYSENTQSSLIYLLLECLGLKNVHADHAASHIGKAHGIVTCLRATPYHSSRRKVYLPMDICMLHGASQEDFIRRSREQNIRDVVYDIASQAHVHLQHARSFSHSVPAAAAPAFLHTAGDA